The proteins below are encoded in one region of Primulina huaijiensis isolate GDHJ02 unplaced genomic scaffold, ASM1229523v2 scaffold41117, whole genome shotgun sequence:
- the LOC140969361 gene encoding UDP-glucuronate 4-epimerase 3-like, with translation MKHIDSAPSTPGKLKSSYNKVRLHSSVAKLTLWSFVFVGLIFLFFFRSSSSSSSATIFSDLSRRSLRTGSYYGGPEFEKRVRASAKIRTKNGISVLVTGAAGFVGTHVSSALKRRGDGVLGLDNFNGYYDISLKRARQALLERSGVYVVEGDINDVSLLNKLFDTVPFTHVMHLAAQAGVRYAMENPSSYVRSNVAGLISVLEVCKNANPQPAIVWASSSSVYGLNTKVPFTESDRTDRPASLYAATKKAGEEIAHTYNHIYGLSITGLRFFTVYGPWGRPDMAYFFFTKDILKGKSIPVFEGADHGTVARDFTYIDDIVRGCLAALDTSGKSTGSGGKKKGPAQLRVYNLGNTSPVPVSDLVSILERLLKVKAKRLVMKLPRNGDVQFTHANISLAQKELGYKPVTDLQTGLKKFVRWYLSYYVDGKKSAQ, from the coding sequence ATGAAGCACATTGACAGTGCCCCTTCGACACCAGGAAAGTTGAAGTCTTCGTATAACAAAGTGAGGCTTCATTCTTCTGTAGCCAAGCTCACATTATGGTCTTTCGTGTTTGTAGGATTGATCTTTTTATTCTTCTTTAGATCatcctcttcttcttcatcagccACTATATTCTCAGATCTCTCAAGAAGATCCCTTAGAACAGGTTCTTACTATGGAGGCCCCGAATTTGAAAAAAGGGTCAGGGCTTCGGCTAAAATCAGAACCAAAAACGGGATTTCGGTGTTAGTTACAGGGGCTGCAGGCTTTGTAGGCACTCATGTCTCCTCCGCCCTTAAGCGGCGGGGGGACGGTGTTTTGGGGTTAGATAATTTCAATGGTTATTATGATATATCGCTCAAAAGGGCTAGACAAGCTCTTTTGGAGCGTTCCGGGGTGTACGTTGTGGAGGGTGATATTAATGATGTATCTTTGTTGAATAAGCTTTTTGACACTGTCCCTTTTACTCATGTCATGCATTTAGCCGCTCAGGCTGGTGTTAGATATGCCATGGAGAATCCGAGCTCATATGTGCGTAGCAATGTTGCCGGCCTGATTAGCGTTCTTGAGGTTTGCAAGAATGCCAATCCTCAGCCAGCAATCGTGTGGGCTTCAAGTAGTTCTGTATATGGATTGAATACTAAGGTCCCATTTACTGAGAGTGATAGAACTGACCGACCTGCGAGTCTGTATGCAGCGACTAAGAAGGCCGGTGAAGAGATTGCGCATACTTACAATCACATATATGGGCTGTCAATTACCGGATTAAGATTCTTTACGGTTTATGGACCATGGGGTAGGCCAGATATGGCTTACTTCTTTTTCACAAAAGATATTTTGAAGGGGAAGTCCATTCCAGTATTCGAGGGTGCTGATCATGGCACAGTAGCGAGGGATTTTACATACATCGACGACATTGTGAGGGGTTGTTTGGCTGCTTTAGATACTTCGGGGAAGAGCACTGGCAGCGGCGGTAAGAAGAAAGGGCCGGCTCAACTACGGGTGTACAATTTGGGTAACACGTCTCCTGTGCCAGTTTCTGATCTTGTGAGTATTTTGGAGAGATTGCTTAAAGTTAAGGCGAAGAGGTTGGTTATGAAGTTACCAAGGAATGGGGACGTGCAATTTACACATGCCAACATAAGCTTGGCCCAAAAAGAGCTTGGATATAAGCCCGTAACAGATTTGCAGACAGGGTTGAAGAAATTTGTTCGATGGTACCTCAGCTATTACGTTGATGGGAAGAAGAGTGCTCAGTAA
- the LOC140969362 gene encoding uncharacterized protein isoform X3 — protein sequence MQRRREVRNNFSRPSSPFDDFGFPGGFPSIFGGRDPFDDPFFTHSFGTSFGPSMFSTPTTGNVQHRSRLSGPVIEEFDVVDDDESVLEQNGYGHDSSTHAARVNRNPIVEHPEDQVNDQEKSNGKHVSHKIGRRDKLETQPRTSVSFQRVTYGGINGEYSTAMTTRKIGNDGVTVEESKQADRTTGLATHRISRGINNKGHSITRTLDSDGKVEKIQTLHNLNQDELAGFEQTWKDDAERNLHGGNDGFDFLGGTGTSGNQHGPKATWGGFFDPFKGNCESNGEPSLDHNFQVQSSRARPKKVFTVNIE from the exons ATGCAGAGGCGACGAGAAGTCAGAAACAATTTCAGTAGACCAAGTAGCCcctttgatgattttggttttcCTGGGGGCTTTCCCAGCATATTTGGAGGAAGAGATCCTTTTGATGACCCATTCTTCACTCATTCATTCGGTACCTCGTTTGGTCCTAGCATGTTTAGTACCCCTACTACTGGCAATGTGCAGCATAGAAGCAGACTAAGTGGACCAGTAATTGAGGAGTTCGATGTTGTTGATGATGATGAAAGTGTGTTAGAACAAAATGGTTATGGTCATGATAGTAGTACTCATGCTGCACGTGTGAATAGGAACCCGATTGTTGAGCATCCAGAGGATCAAGTCAATG ACCAAGAAAAAAGCAACGGCAAACATGTCTCGCACAAGATCGGTCGACGTGACAAACTAGAAACTCAACCCCGCACGAGTGTCAGCTTCCAGAGGGTGACTTATGGTGGTATAAATGGAGAGTATAGCACCGCAATGACCACCCGTAAGATAGGAAATGATGGA GTAACAGTGGAAGAGAGCAAACAAGCTGATCGAACAACTGGCCTTGCCACACACAGGATTTCTAGGGGAATTAATAACAAG GGGCATTCAATCACACGGACACTTGATTCAGATGGTAAGGTGGAGAAAATACAGACACTGCACAACTTAAATCAAG ACGAGCTTGCTGGCTTTGAACAAACATGGAAAGACGACGCTGAGAGGAATTTGCATGGTGGTAATGATGGATTTGATTTCCTTGGGGGTACAG GGACTAGTGGTAACCAGCATGGTCCAAAGGCGACTTGGGGAGGATTTTTTGATCCATTCAAAGGGAATTGTGAAAGCAACGGTGAACCAAGTCTTGATCACAACTTCCAAGTCCAGTCTTCTAGGGCGAGGCCCAAAAAAGTTTTCACCGTTAATATTGAATAA
- the LOC140969362 gene encoding uncharacterized protein isoform X1, producing the protein MSTNFFQEKKDCGIGSKMQRRREVRNNFSRPSSPFDDFGFPGGFPSIFGGRDPFDDPFFTHSFGTSFGPSMFSTPTTGNVQHRSRLSGPVIEEFDVVDDDESVLEQNGYGHDSSTHAARVNRNPIVEHPEDQVNDQEKSNGKHVSHKIGRRDKLETQPRTSVSFQRVTYGGINGEYSTAMTTRKIGNDGVTVEESKQADRTTGLATHRISRGINNKGHSITRTLDSDGKVEKIQTLHNLNQDELAGFEQTWKDDAERNLHGGNDGFDFLGGTGTSGNQHGPKATWGGFFDPFKGNCESNGEPSLDHNFQVQSSRARPKKVFTVNIE; encoded by the exons ATGAGCACGAATTTTTTCCAGGAAAAAAAGGATTGT GGAATTGGAAGCAAAATGCAGAGGCGACGAGAAGTCAGAAACAATTTCAGTAGACCAAGTAGCCcctttgatgattttggttttcCTGGGGGCTTTCCCAGCATATTTGGAGGAAGAGATCCTTTTGATGACCCATTCTTCACTCATTCATTCGGTACCTCGTTTGGTCCTAGCATGTTTAGTACCCCTACTACTGGCAATGTGCAGCATAGAAGCAGACTAAGTGGACCAGTAATTGAGGAGTTCGATGTTGTTGATGATGATGAAAGTGTGTTAGAACAAAATGGTTATGGTCATGATAGTAGTACTCATGCTGCACGTGTGAATAGGAACCCGATTGTTGAGCATCCAGAGGATCAAGTCAATG ACCAAGAAAAAAGCAACGGCAAACATGTCTCGCACAAGATCGGTCGACGTGACAAACTAGAAACTCAACCCCGCACGAGTGTCAGCTTCCAGAGGGTGACTTATGGTGGTATAAATGGAGAGTATAGCACCGCAATGACCACCCGTAAGATAGGAAATGATGGA GTAACAGTGGAAGAGAGCAAACAAGCTGATCGAACAACTGGCCTTGCCACACACAGGATTTCTAGGGGAATTAATAACAAG GGGCATTCAATCACACGGACACTTGATTCAGATGGTAAGGTGGAGAAAATACAGACACTGCACAACTTAAATCAAG ACGAGCTTGCTGGCTTTGAACAAACATGGAAAGACGACGCTGAGAGGAATTTGCATGGTGGTAATGATGGATTTGATTTCCTTGGGGGTACAG GGACTAGTGGTAACCAGCATGGTCCAAAGGCGACTTGGGGAGGATTTTTTGATCCATTCAAAGGGAATTGTGAAAGCAACGGTGAACCAAGTCTTGATCACAACTTCCAAGTCCAGTCTTCTAGGGCGAGGCCCAAAAAAGTTTTCACCGTTAATATTGAATAA
- the LOC140969362 gene encoding uncharacterized protein isoform X2, with the protein MKTEEKGIGSKMQRRREVRNNFSRPSSPFDDFGFPGGFPSIFGGRDPFDDPFFTHSFGTSFGPSMFSTPTTGNVQHRSRLSGPVIEEFDVVDDDESVLEQNGYGHDSSTHAARVNRNPIVEHPEDQVNDQEKSNGKHVSHKIGRRDKLETQPRTSVSFQRVTYGGINGEYSTAMTTRKIGNDGVTVEESKQADRTTGLATHRISRGINNKGHSITRTLDSDGKVEKIQTLHNLNQDELAGFEQTWKDDAERNLHGGNDGFDFLGGTGTSGNQHGPKATWGGFFDPFKGNCESNGEPSLDHNFQVQSSRARPKKVFTVNIE; encoded by the exons ATGAAAACGGAGGAGAAG GGAATTGGAAGCAAAATGCAGAGGCGACGAGAAGTCAGAAACAATTTCAGTAGACCAAGTAGCCcctttgatgattttggttttcCTGGGGGCTTTCCCAGCATATTTGGAGGAAGAGATCCTTTTGATGACCCATTCTTCACTCATTCATTCGGTACCTCGTTTGGTCCTAGCATGTTTAGTACCCCTACTACTGGCAATGTGCAGCATAGAAGCAGACTAAGTGGACCAGTAATTGAGGAGTTCGATGTTGTTGATGATGATGAAAGTGTGTTAGAACAAAATGGTTATGGTCATGATAGTAGTACTCATGCTGCACGTGTGAATAGGAACCCGATTGTTGAGCATCCAGAGGATCAAGTCAATG ACCAAGAAAAAAGCAACGGCAAACATGTCTCGCACAAGATCGGTCGACGTGACAAACTAGAAACTCAACCCCGCACGAGTGTCAGCTTCCAGAGGGTGACTTATGGTGGTATAAATGGAGAGTATAGCACCGCAATGACCACCCGTAAGATAGGAAATGATGGA GTAACAGTGGAAGAGAGCAAACAAGCTGATCGAACAACTGGCCTTGCCACACACAGGATTTCTAGGGGAATTAATAACAAG GGGCATTCAATCACACGGACACTTGATTCAGATGGTAAGGTGGAGAAAATACAGACACTGCACAACTTAAATCAAG ACGAGCTTGCTGGCTTTGAACAAACATGGAAAGACGACGCTGAGAGGAATTTGCATGGTGGTAATGATGGATTTGATTTCCTTGGGGGTACAG GGACTAGTGGTAACCAGCATGGTCCAAAGGCGACTTGGGGAGGATTTTTTGATCCATTCAAAGGGAATTGTGAAAGCAACGGTGAACCAAGTCTTGATCACAACTTCCAAGTCCAGTCTTCTAGGGCGAGGCCCAAAAAAGTTTTCACCGTTAATATTGAATAA